Proteins from one Patagioenas fasciata isolate bPatFas1 chromosome 6, bPatFas1.hap1, whole genome shotgun sequence genomic window:
- the TNFSF4 gene encoding tumor necrosis factor ligand superfamily member 4, whose protein sequence is MEGQPDVEPRNEDQMDCKSEPAEDEWKSWQKGQARNTLHLVSATAQWILLLACLIYLGIDYLQPSKSDKSPWTHIRYTGGSIKGVAVNLTAEVGSIQIRNGSIVIPCDGLYLLSLKGKIHFSDVDKKDSLKLTLWKTDKKTSKALWEPAVQDSGTAVHLTTVLYLFIQDNITLCTSSNTTIENLSFSLVLVGPFTCPL, encoded by the exons ATGGAAGGACAACCAGACGTAGAGCCCAGAAATGAAGACCAGATGGATTGCAAAAGTGAACCTGCAGAGGATGAGTGGAAGAGCTGGCAAAAAGGACAGGCTAGGAACACGTTACACCTTGTGTCCGCGACTGCTCAGTGGATATTACTGCTTGCCTGCTTGATTTACCTTGGTATAGATTATCTGCAACCCTCAAAG agcgaCAAAAGCCCGTGGACTCACATCCGATACACAG GTGGAAGCATCAAAGGAGTAGCTGTGAATCTCACTGCTGAAGTAGGCTCTATTCAGATCAGAAATGGTTCTATTGTGATCCCCTGTGATGGCCTCTACCTACTGTCCTTGAAGGGCAAAATCCATTTTTCTGACGTGGATAAGAAGGACTCACTGAAGCTGACATTGTGGAAGACAGACAAGAAGACCAGCAAGGCTCTCTGGGAGCCCGCTGTCCAGGACAGCGGCACTGCAGTACATCTCACCACAGTGCTCTACTTGTTTATTCAAGACAACATCACCCTATGCACCAGCTCCAACACCACCATTGAGAATTTGTCGTTCAGCCTTGTGTTAGTAGGTCCCTTCACTTGCCCGCTGTAG